TTGCGGAGGTAGAATCGCAAAATATTCACATGGAAATGCCGCCGGTCAAGCTCGATACGCTCATCAACGACGGCGACATTATCCACATCGGCGATTTGAAATTGGAAGTCTGGCACACGCCTGGGCATACCGACAGCCAACTTTCGTTCCGCTTGGGCAAGCTGCTTTTCAGCGGCGACAATATTTATCGCGATGGCTGCGTGGGGGCCATCGACGCCCATCATGGCAGCGACATTCCCTCGTTTTTGAAATCGCTGCGGCGAATTCGCGAAAGCGATGTGGAGTGGCTGCTTCCCAGTCACGGGCCAATTTTCCGCAAAAATAACGCGCTGCTCGATCAGGCCATTAACCGCCTGGAAGGTTATTTGCACATGGCCGATTGGGGCACGTGTGCCATCGACTGGCCGCTGATGGACGAATGGGATAAGGAACTGGAAGCGGGCCTCATGCCCGGCGGCGATTGATGCAAGCCGCAACTTATAAAGCCGCGACCGTTGGTCGCGCTGCCGCTAGTTCAATCCACAAAAGCCGCGACCGTTGGTCGCGCATAAAGCGCCATCACCCTTTACGTCAGCGTTAAAGTTTGACATTTGCCGCGGACATCTTCCTCTGCATGTCGTAAACTCTGCTGCTTGTGCCGCATATTCCCTCAATGCCGCGCGGCACGGTTGTCGATGCTGTAACTGACAGGCAAAGTTGGCCGCCGGGCTCCCGCCCGCCTCGTGCTAGCATGGTCCCTTTGCCTGGCAGCACATTACTTGGCAGTGAATCGAAAGACCCGCGATCGACAATTGCCGCACCGCAAGTTCGGTGCGTCTGGAGTCGCTCGGTGCATTTGCTTTTGAGGGGGGATACCGCATGATTCGCCGCATTCTCATGGCGCTGATTTGCGCCGCCGGCCTAGGATTCTTTGGCCACGGTTCCCAGGCCAAAGCCCAGGAAGCCTACGGCCGCCAATGGGCTTCCACGTACAGCACGCAAGATTGGGACCGCTTCTACCATTATCCGTACGTCTATTACCCACAGAACTTTTGGAGCGACGATTATTACCGCAGCTCCGAAAGCTTGTACTACCGTTATCCGCCCGAAATGCGCATTCCGGTGTACAACAAATCCTGGCACAACGAATACCCGCAGTCTGCCCAGTGGGATAAATGGATGCACTACAATTATGGCCCGGGCCAGGCGCGTTATCACTGGGGCCACCAGTTTATTCTGGACACGTTCTGAGCGGGAATAAAATCGCCAGGCAATTGCCTGAAACACCCGCAGGTTCCTGCTAAGCCGCTAGCGGCTTAGCACCATAAGGTGGCAGGCTCGGGCGTTTTACTTCGTCCACTCGGCGATAAACCTGTAAATTGCTTCGGCGGCTTGTTCCACTTCGGCCACCGGCACCCATTCGTCGGCGGTGTGGGCTTGCTTGATGGAGCCGGGGCCAAACACCACACTGGGCACGCCGGCGCCGTCGTAGCAAAAGGCATCGGTCCCAAACGCCACGCCCAGGGTTTGCGGCGTGCGGTTGGTGGTGGCCTGAATGGCGGCCACGAGCCGCTGGGCCAAGTCATGATTG
The genomic region above belongs to Pirellulales bacterium and contains:
- a CDS encoding MBL fold metallo-hydrolase; translated protein: MLQRKPVFPNVIEMNYQAGQRLGCNVYLVFDKNEWVLIDVGFQETVDQIINLIRQLDFPLSNCKTVIATHADVDHIQGLARVKQALKANVSGHPKAAEPLAKGDKLKTFAEVESQNIHMEMPPVKLDTLINDGDIIHIGDLKLEVWHTPGHTDSQLSFRLGKLLFSGDNIYRDGCVGAIDAHHGSDIPSFLKSLRRIRESDVEWLLPSHGPIFRKNNALLDQAINRLEGYLHMADWGTCAIDWPLMDEWDKELEAGLMPGGD
- a CDS encoding calmodulin-binding protein, with the translated sequence MALICAAGLGFFGHGSQAKAQEAYGRQWASTYSTQDWDRFYHYPYVYYPQNFWSDDYYRSSESLYYRYPPEMRIPVYNKSWHNEYPQSAQWDKWMHYNYGPGQARYHWGHQFILDTF